Proteins encoded within one genomic window of Esox lucius isolate fEsoLuc1 chromosome 12, fEsoLuc1.pri, whole genome shotgun sequence:
- the LOC105026018 gene encoding cryptochrome-1 yields the protein MAPNSIHWFRKGLRLHDNPALLEAVKGAGTVRCVYFLDPWFAGSSNLGVNRWRFLLQCLEDLDANLRKLNSRLFVVRGQPANVFPRLFKEWKVSRLTFEYDSEPFGKERDAAIKKLAKEAGVEVIVKTSHTLYDLDQVIELNGGQPPLTYKRFQTLISRMDPPELPVDTLSGGLMGRCVTPVGDDHGEKYGVPSLEELGFDTEGLPSAVWPGGETEALTRIERHLERKAWVANFERPRMNANSLLASPTGLSPYLRFGCLSCRLFYFKLTDLYRKVKKNSHPPLSLYGQLLWREFFYTAATTNPRFDKMEGNPICVRIPWDRNPEALAKWAEAKTGFPWIDAIMTQLRQEGWIHHLARHAVACFLTRGDLWISWEEGMKVFEELLLDADWSVNAGSWMWLSCSSFFQQFFHCYCPVGFGRRTDPNGDFIRRYLPILRGFPAKYIYDPWNAPESVQAAAKCVIGVHYPKPMVNHAESSRLNIERMKQIYQQLSRYRGLGLLASVPSTNGNGTGGMMFYSPGEQQPGHNQPTHVSGGAVTSGSIPLNYDGEERPGPSVQQKQLELRQHQQKPQHVAFDRGYHSGLGSAQALGSSVLYHHEFAVPHSPGPLLHSGGSVTGKRGRESEQEAGGDDHLHFSSNKMQRQSAGNS from the exons GTTTCTCCTTCAGTGCCTGGAAGACTTGGACGCCAACCTCCGCAAGCTCAACTCCCGCCTTTTTGTGGTTCGCGGGCAGCCTGCCAACGTCTTCCCGCGACTCTTCAAG GAGTGGAAGGTCTCACGTCTGACCTTTGAGTATGACTCCGAGCCTTTTGGGAAAGAACGGGACGCTGCCATCAAGAAGCTGGCTAAGGAGGCTGGCGTGGAGGTCATCGTTAAGACCTCGCACACACTCTACGATCTGGACCA GGTTATCGAGCTGAATGGAGGTCAGCCCCCCCTGACCTACAAGCGTTTTCAGACCCTGATTAGCCGCATGGACCCTCCAGAGCTGCCCGTTGACACCCTGTCCGGGGGGTTGATGGGACGCTGCGTCACACCTGTCGGAGACGACCATGGGGAGAAATACGGAGTGCCCTCCCTAGAGGAACTAG gattTGACACGGAGGGCTTACCATCGGCGGTGTGGCCTGGAGGGGAGACCGAGGCCCTGACCAGGATAGAGCGCCACCTAGAGAGGAAG GCGTGGGTGGCCAACTTCGAGCGGCCCCGGATGAACGCCAACTCCCTGCTGGCCAGCCCCACGGGACTCAGCCCGTACCTCCGCTTCGGCTGCCTCTCCTGTCGCCTCTTCTACTTCAAACTGACCGACCTCTACAGGAAG GTGAAGAAGAACAGCCACCCCCCGCTCTCCCTGTACGGCCAGCTGCTGTGGAGAGAGTTCTTCTACACGGCCGCCACCACCAACCCTCGCTTCGACAAGATGGAGGGCAACCCCATCTGTGTCCGCATCCCGTGGGACCGAAACCCAGAGGCGCTGGCCAAGTGGGCCGAGGCCAAGACGGGCTTCCCCTGGATCGACGCCATCATGACCCAGCTGAGGCAGGAGGGCTGGATCCACCACCTGGCCCGGCACGCCGTGGCCTGCTTCCTGACCCGGGGGGACCTGTGGATCAGCTGGGAGGAGGGCATGAAG GTGTTTGAGGAGCTGCTCCTGGATGCCGACTGGAGTGTGAATGCCGGCAGCTGGATGTGGCTGTCCTGTAGCTCCTTCTTCCAGCAGTTCTTCCACTGCTACTGTCCCGTGGGCTTCGGCAGGCGGACGGACCCCAACGGAGACTTCATCAG GCGGTATTTGCCCATCCTCCGAGGTTTCCCCGCCAAATACATCTATGATCCCTGGAACGCCCCTGAGTCGGTCCAGGCTGCGGCCAAGTGTGTCATCGGCGTCCATTACCCCAAGCCCATGGTGAACCACGCAGAGTCCAGCCGGCTGAACATTGAGAGGATGAAGCAGATCTACCAGCAGCTGTCCAGATACAGAGGCCTGG GCCTGTTGGCGTCAGTGCCCTCCACTAACGGGAACGGTACCGGGGGGATGATGTTCTACTCACCTGGAGAACAGCAGCCTGGACACAACCAACCGACACACG TGTCGGGGGGAGCGGTCACCAGTGGTAGCATCCCGTTGAACTACGACGGTGAGGAGAGACCAGGGCCGAGTGTTCAACAGAAGCAGCTCGAACTGCGACAACATCAGCAGAAGCCACAGCATGTTGCATTTGACAGAG GTTATCACAGTGGGTTGGGCAGTGCTCAGGCGCTCGGCAGCAGTGTCCTCTACCATCATGAGTTTGCTGTTCCCCACAGTCCAG GGCCTCTACTCCACAGTGGGGGGAGTGTTACAGGGAAGAGGGGTCGTGAGTCGGAACAGGAGGCCGGAGGAGACGACCACCTCCATTTCTCCTCCAACAAAATGCAGAGGCAAAGTGCTGGG AACAGCTAA